A genome region from Gadus macrocephalus chromosome 15, ASM3116895v1 includes the following:
- the cdc42ep3 gene encoding cdc42 effector protein 3 has product MPAKAPIYLKPNNSKKGKKCRLRDILSPDMISPPLGDFRHTVHIGRGGERDAFGDMSFLQGRFELLPGQAEVVHPQCGTQSDYQRTCSTSDAYFAETPSPVLKNAISLPAMGGGQALTLPLISSSAFPLPPAPLEDILGPTAAMKQDRADALERMQTDALLHSMDVFAEEPTQPSPSMQSKPDVLLDLLGKPSKPASKAVSDATKMKKRDKRSEKPRSFNANNLSKSSYKTNGSLHSDASSDSYESFDGKGNFMGHSHEEEIYNGDGSLNSTGNCDFGPFGNNITMGYEKGPSRFSGDYADRDSGVEEGRVCDFDYEFGKDKRLSRDSLVQITGSMLSLELDLGPSILDEVLNIMDKPSAKSRP; this is encoded by the coding sequence ATGCCGGCCAAAGCGCCCATCTACCTGAAGCCCAACAACAGCAAGAAGGGGAAGAAATGTCGCCTGCGAGACATCCTGTCCCCGGACATGATCAGTCCACCGCTAGGGGACTTCCGCCACACCGTCCACATCGGCCGGGGCGGGGAGAGGGACGCCTTCGGGGACATGTCCTTCCTCCAGGGGCGGTTTGAGCTGCTGCCGGGGCAGGCGGAGGTCGTCCACCCGCAGTGCGGCACGCAGAGCGACTACCAGAGGACCTGCAGCACCTCTGACGCCTACTTCGCCGAGACCCCGTCCCCGGTGCTGAAGAACGCCATCTCGCTGCCGGCCATGGGCGGGGGCCAGGCCCTGACGCTGCCCCTGATCAGCTCCTCGGCGTTCCCGCTCCCCCCCGCGCCCCTGGAGGACATCCTGGGTCCCACGGCCGCCATGAAGCAGGACAGGGCGGACGCGCTGGAGAGGATGCAGACGGACGCGCTCTTACACTCTATGGACGTCTTCGCCGAGGAGCCCACGCAGCCCTCTCCGAGCATGCAGTCGAAGCCCGACGTGCTCTTGGATCTGCTGGGGAAACCGTCGAAGCCGGCCTCCAAGGCAGTGTCTGATGCTACCAAAATGAAAAAACGGGACAAGAGGTCTGAGAAGCCCCGGTCCTTTAATGCCAACAATCTCAGCAAAAGCAGCTACAAAACCAACGGGAGCCTGCACAGTGACGCGAGCAGCGACAGCTACGAAAGTTTCGACGGGAAGGGAAACTTCATGGGCCACAGTCATGAGGAGGAAATCTACAACGGCGACGGCAGTCTCAACAGCACGGGGAACTGCGATTTTGGACCATTTGGCAACAACATAACCATGGGTTACGAGAAGGGGCCTTCTCGTTTCAGCGGAGACTACGCAGACAGGGACAGCGGCGTGGAGGAGGGACGGGTGTGTGACTTTGACTATGAGTTCGGCAAGGATAAGAGATTGTCACGGGATTCCCTGGTCCAGATTACCGGATCTATGCTCTCGCTTGAACTTGATCTGGGCCCATCCATCCTGGATGAAGTGCTCAACATAATGGACAAACCTTCAGCCAAGAGCCGGCCCTGA
- the LOC132473225 gene encoding integumentary mucin C.1-like: protein MARGGFKKSCPACQANIFNGCKVCPMCKAPQPQKLRLKKKLDKFKKEKDTWVANTKKNQITSHLMDDAVILIEKLNAVGWKPILLLEYPKKEARMLLPEGLVPSVGERKCLDDIEEMYTFMIEAFSETLLSASPTTTTTTTTIEGPETGVKPETVETALSASPTTSNLGTETGNKRKRRPSTKVDTLPTTSPATTNRGTETGNKRKRHPSTKVKTVLSTSPNTTTNGGRETETVETVLSASPAITTNDWQNTKQTPKDTQPIPPLPPPRLHSCT, encoded by the exons ATGGCAAGAGGAGGGTTCAAAAAGTCATGCCCTGCATGTCAGGCAAACATCTTTAATGGCTGTAAAGTGTGCCCCATGTGCAAGGCACCACAGCCACAAAAACTGaggcttaaaaaaaaacttgacaagtttaaaaaagaaaaagatacaTGGGTGGCCAACACAAAGAAAAACCAGATCACCTCGCACCTAATGGATGATGCTGTCATTCTG atcgAGAAGCTGAATGCGGTGGGCTGGAAGCCCATCCTCCTTCTGGAATATCCGAAGAAGGAGGCAAGGATGCTCCTCCCAGAAGGGCTCGTTCCAAGTGTGGGGGAAAGGAAATGTCTCGATGACATTGAAGAAATGTACACCTTCATGATTGAAG CTTTTTCAGAAACTCTCCTTTCAGCCagccctaccaccaccaccaccaccaccaccattgaGGGCCCAGAGACTGGGGTTAAACCTGAGACGG TGGAGACTGCCCTGTCCGCCAGCCCTACCACCAGCAACTTGGGGACAGAGACTGGCAACAAACGGAAGAGACGCCCAAGTACAAAAG TGGACACTCTCCCGACAACAAGCCCTGCCACCACCAACAGGGGGACAGAGACTGGCAACAAACGAAAAAGACACCCAAGCACAAAAG TGAAGACGGTTCTGTCCACaagccccaacaccaccaccaacgggGGGCGAGAGACTGAGACAG TGGAGACTGTCCTGTCAGCCAGCCCTGCCATCACCACCAACGACTGGCAAAATACAAAACAGACGCCCAAGGACACACAACCAataccacccctccccccacctagACTGCACAGTTGTACTTGA
- the LOC132473502 gene encoding E3 ubiquitin-protein ligase TRIM39-like, which yields MACANTAWSEENFSCSICLDVFNSPVTTACGHNFCRTCITKFWDDQVQYKCPVCNKHFNTRPDLRVNTFLSELAAQFRTSVQVKEQPSVETAEVPCDVCTGTQQKAVKSCLMCFTSFCQTHLEPHQRVARLQKHRLVEPMDRLEDRMCKNHDRLLELFCQTEQVCVCLLCTVTDHKFHPVVPLKEEYEVKKAQLGKRGAEVPQMIEERKQKIKEIKDTVELSNKDADREIAHGGQVFTALIGCVEKGRDEFNQTVQEKLKSTVKRAEDLIKELEQEIEDLTNRSSEVKRLSHTEDHLHFLQTFRSLKDPPPTRDWTTVEVRPPSYVGTLRRSLDQLEDTLNMEMKKLRDAELKRVQQYEVDVTLDPDTAHPSLVLSEDWKQVHHGGVRKILPDNPKRFTQYTFVLTRQSFSSGRFYFEVQVKDKTEWCLGVARESIDRNDWTECTPEMGYWTLDYDNDGLVFNDDPSARLRLRAELQKVGVFVDYDEGLVSFYDVEARVHLYSATGCTFTEPLCLILDPTSYEVGTNSAPLIISPVNQTD from the coding sequence atggcctgtgCTAACACTGcctggtctgaagagaacttttcatgttccatctgtctggatgtgttcaacagTCCAGTTACCAccgcatgtggacacaacttctgcagaacctgtattacaaagttctgggatgaccaagtccagtacaaatgtcctgtttgcaacaagCATTTCAACACAAGACCTGATTTACGGGTCAATACCTTCTTATCAGAGCTGGCTGCTCAGTTTCGAACGTCTGTACaagtaaaagagcagccttcTGTTGAAAcagcagaagttccctgtgacgtctgtactgggacccagcagaaggctgtgaagtcctgcctaatGTGTTTTACCTCtttctgccaaacccacctggagccacatcagagagtcgctcgcctgcagaaacatcggctggtcgagccaatggaccgtctggaagacaggatgtgtaagaaccacgaccgacttctggagctcttctgccagaccgaacaggtgtgtgtgtgtctgttgtgcacagtgacagaccacaagttccatcctgttgtacctctaaaggaggaatatgaagtgaagaaagcccagctggggaagagagGGGCTGAAGTTCCGCAGATGATagaggagagaaaacaaaagattaaggagatcaaagacacagtggaactgagcaacaaagacgcagacagagagatagcccatggtgggcaggtcttcactgctctgataggctgtgttgaaaagggccgggatgaattcaaccaaacggttcaagagaaactgaaatccacagtgaaacgagctgaagacctcatcaaagagctggagcaggaaatagaagatctgaccaatagaagctcagaggtgaagcggctctcacacactgaagaccacctccacttcctccagaccttcagatccctgaaggatcctccacccaccagggactggaccacggtggaggtccgtcctccgtcatacgtagggaccttgaggagatccctggaccagctggaggacacactgaacatggagatgaagaagctgcgtgatgctgaactgaagagggtccagcagtatgaagtagatgtgactctggatcctgatacagctcatcccaGTCTCGTCCTGTCTGAGGATTGGAAACAAGTCCATCATGGAGGTGTGAGGAAGAtactcccagacaaccctaagagatttacacAGTATACATTtgttctcacgaggcagagcttctcctcagggagattttactttgaggtccaggttaaagacaagactgaatggtgtttaggagtggccagagagtccatcgacaGAAACGATTGGACAGAGTGTACCCCTGAGATGGGTTACTGGACTCTGGACTACGACAATGATGGGTTGGTATTTAATGATGACCCTTCTGCCCGTCTCCgtctgagagctgagctccagaaggtgggggtgtttgttgattatgatgagggtctggtctccttctatgatgtggaagccagggttcatctctactctgctactggctgcaccttcactGAGCCTCTCTGTCTAATCCTCGATCCAACTTCATATGAAGTAGGTacaaactctgcccccctgatcatctcacctgtcaatcaaacagactag